One stretch of Methylococcus capsulatus DNA includes these proteins:
- a CDS encoding diguanylate cyclase domain-containing protein, with protein MSRCRPALLIVDDSPTNIRLLGGALGEDYEVRFATSGDEALQLVRRLPPDLVLLDVVMPAMDGYQVCRRLKADRVTRDIPIIFITSAGGDENEIHGFEAGAADYISKPINIPVLRTRIRNQIELHRALSELRLAASVFHNTMEGILVADADRTIIKVNEAFCGMTGYRPEDLLGLSMTMLQSDRHDDSFFDHMWETVRHNGHWVGEVWSRMKNGESHPQLLNLSRVDDGGGGISHFVAHHSDIRFLLDQSRQLERLAYHDALTGLPNRRLLMDRLQQAIAQSLRHRTLLAVAVLDLDGFKPVNDRLGHHAGDAVLVRLAERLSGVLRMSDTVGRLGGDEFVLILPDMEAATDIETVFTRILEAIAEPVSLFQDNITVTASIGVAFCPADGSEPELLLRRADRAMYRAKASGSHCYRIFDAGRDGAVY; from the coding sequence ATGAGCCGATGCCGGCCGGCGCTGCTCATCGTCGATGATTCGCCGACCAACATCCGGCTGCTGGGGGGGGCATTGGGTGAGGATTACGAAGTCCGTTTCGCCACTTCGGGCGATGAAGCCCTGCAACTGGTCCGGCGCCTTCCGCCCGACCTCGTCCTGCTCGACGTGGTCATGCCGGCGATGGACGGCTATCAGGTATGCAGACGGCTCAAGGCCGATCGGGTCACCCGAGATATCCCCATCATTTTCATTACTTCGGCCGGTGGTGACGAGAACGAGATCCATGGCTTCGAGGCCGGCGCCGCCGACTACATCAGCAAGCCGATCAACATCCCCGTCCTGCGCACCCGCATCCGCAACCAGATCGAGCTTCACCGGGCACTCAGTGAACTGCGGCTGGCGGCCAGCGTGTTTCACAATACGATGGAAGGCATACTGGTGGCTGATGCCGACCGGACCATCATCAAGGTGAACGAGGCTTTCTGCGGCATGACCGGTTATCGGCCGGAGGACCTATTGGGGCTGAGCATGACCATGCTGCAGTCCGATCGGCACGATGATTCTTTCTTCGACCATATGTGGGAAACGGTGCGGCATAACGGCCACTGGGTAGGCGAAGTCTGGAGCCGCATGAAAAACGGGGAGAGTCATCCCCAGTTGCTGAATCTTTCGCGCGTCGACGATGGTGGAGGCGGAATCAGCCACTTCGTCGCTCATCATTCCGACATCCGGTTTCTGCTGGATCAGTCCCGGCAGCTCGAACGCCTCGCCTATCACGACGCACTGACCGGCCTGCCCAACCGTCGGTTGCTGATGGACCGTCTGCAGCAAGCCATCGCGCAGAGCCTACGGCATCGGACGCTCCTCGCGGTTGCGGTGCTGGATCTGGATGGTTTCAAGCCGGTGAACGACAGGCTGGGCCATCACGCGGGCGATGCCGTCCTGGTCCGGCTCGCCGAGCGGCTCAGTGGCGTATTGCGCATGAGCGATACCGTCGGGCGCCTGGGCGGCGATGAATTCGTGCTGATTCTGCCGGACATGGAAGCTGCGACCGACATCGAAACCGTGTTTACCAGAATTCTGGAGGCCATTGCCGAGCCGGTATCCCTCTTTCAGGACAATATCACCGTCACTGCCAGCATAGGCGTGGCGTTCTGTCCGGCCGATGGATCGGAGCCGGAATTGCTGCTGCGACGGGCGGACCGGGCGATGTACCGTGCCAAGGCATCGGGTAGCCATTGCTACAGGATTTTCGATGCAGGGCGTGACGGTGCGGTGTATTGA
- a CDS encoding Hpt domain-containing protein, which translates to MNDSITLESRLSECHQLPGIEMAAALMRLGQDRDLYLDGLRAFADVHQDTPERLRRLCRDPGAEAEALRILAHTLKGEAGNLGITAVQTAASQLDTALRACFAREIAASTEVLADAVARAVQELQISLPSQAAAAREERIAAADRPALAAVLAALEDELSARSLRANDTLDRLDTLLAGPEHRAFLTGLRALMVRLRFEEALQSLRAQAACHGWRWNAES; encoded by the coding sequence ATGAACGACAGTATCACCCTTGAATCCCGTCTTTCCGAATGTCACCAGTTGCCGGGAATCGAGATGGCTGCAGCCCTGATGCGTCTTGGGCAGGATCGGGACCTGTATTTGGACGGCCTGCGCGCTTTCGCCGACGTCCATCAGGACACGCCGGAACGCCTGCGACGGCTTTGCCGCGATCCCGGCGCCGAAGCCGAAGCCCTGCGCATCCTGGCTCATACCCTGAAGGGCGAGGCCGGCAACCTCGGCATCACTGCAGTCCAGACCGCGGCCAGCCAGTTGGATACCGCTCTCCGTGCATGTTTCGCGCGGGAGATCGCGGCCTCGACCGAAGTATTGGCGGATGCGGTGGCCCGGGCCGTCCAGGAACTCCAGATCAGCCTCCCGTCTCAGGCCGCTGCAGCGAGAGAAGAGCGGATCGCCGCTGCCGACCGGCCCGCTCTCGCCGCCGTTCTCGCGGCGCTGGAAGATGAATTGTCCGCCCGCAGTCTCCGTGCCAACGACACGCTGGACCGGCTGGACACGCTGCTTGCCGGACCCGAACACCGCGCTTTCCTTACCGGCCTGCGCGCCCTGATGGTCCGGCTCCGATTCGAGGAAGCCTTGCAGAGCTTACGTGCGCAAGCGGCCTGTCATGGCTGGCGGTGGAACGCTGAGTCATGA
- a CDS encoding FecR family protein produces the protein MRHVLSTAVLATALASAAAMAGDPVASLKTTSGKVEVSRNDQVIMLTAGAPLFTGDVLRTGDASSAGISFQDGTRMSIGPGSELKIDRYRFVPIEQDYAFDVYLRKGSAAFSTGKFAKLAPEAVKVNTPQASIGIRGTKFLVRAE, from the coding sequence ATGCGACACGTTCTTTCCACAGCAGTGCTGGCAACCGCACTCGCTTCGGCCGCGGCCATGGCCGGCGATCCCGTGGCAAGCCTGAAAACCACCAGCGGCAAGGTCGAGGTTTCGCGCAACGATCAGGTCATCATGCTCACGGCGGGGGCGCCGTTATTCACCGGCGATGTGCTCAGGACTGGGGACGCGAGTTCGGCGGGCATCAGTTTCCAGGATGGCACACGGATGAGCATAGGGCCCGGTTCCGAGCTCAAGATCGACCGATACCGGTTCGTCCCCATCGAGCAGGACTATGCGTTCGATGTCTATCTGCGCAAGGGTTCGGCGGCTTTTTCCACCGGCAAGTTCGCAAAGCTTGCGCCGGAGGCGGTGAAGGTCAACACACCGCAGGCCAGTATCGGGATTCGCGGCACCAAGTTTCTGGTCAGGGCGGAGTAG
- a CDS encoding OmpA family protein — MKHIGLISLFGPLLAACAPTTTVVLVPDDDGKLGQVEVSGGGVSRTIAEPSAYVDVTDEVSEPRRMDDAKVQALFGAALAAAPAKPLSYLLYFSKDSAEPKPDSKAEIPEIARVIKARPLPEVTLIGHSDQVGNFDHNERLSAARAEAIRALLLLEGVDPKVLRLESYGFRAPLFPAASGVEEPRNRRVEVFLR; from the coding sequence ATGAAGCATATCGGTTTGATCTCGCTGTTCGGCCCGCTGCTGGCGGCGTGCGCGCCGACGACCACCGTGGTCCTCGTTCCCGACGATGACGGCAAACTGGGCCAGGTGGAAGTCAGCGGCGGCGGTGTCAGCCGCACGATCGCCGAACCATCGGCCTATGTGGATGTGACCGATGAGGTCTCCGAACCCAGACGCATGGACGACGCGAAGGTGCAGGCGCTATTCGGTGCCGCGCTGGCGGCCGCCCCGGCCAAGCCGCTGAGCTATTTGTTGTATTTCAGCAAGGATTCGGCCGAACCCAAGCCTGATTCAAAAGCGGAAATCCCGGAAATCGCGCGGGTGATCAAGGCGCGCCCCCTCCCTGAAGTGACTCTGATCGGCCACAGCGATCAGGTCGGTAACTTCGACCACAACGAGCGGCTGTCGGCGGCACGAGCGGAGGCCATTCGTGCGTTGCTGCTGCTTGAGGGCGTCGATCCCAAGGTCTTGCGACTGGAGAGCTACGGTTTCCGTGCGCCGTTGTTTCCGGCGGCGTCGGGGGTGGAAGAACCCAGAAACCGACGCGTCGAGGTCTTTCTGCGCTGA
- a CDS encoding 2-oxoglutarate dehydrogenase E1 component — MSTQSGLFPNSTAFSEDNAGFVEALYEQYLRDPEAVAPDWREKFRAFRESRAAEPVTPLPSGDVDRAVRKQAAVDRLINQYRTHGHLSADNNPLKPALPSRELDPARYGLDASDMDTAFYVDVLQSDEKLPLRDILDTLQATYCRHVGVEYMHIMDSEIRDWLRRKLEGSRAQDRFDREQKREILRLLTAAEGIEKYLHRKYVGQKRFSLEGAESLIPLLDELIQRCGARGTREVVLGMAHRGRLNVLINILGKKPELLFREFEGTVSQEGESGDVKYHLGFSSDVASPGGPVHLTLAFNPSHLEIIDPVVEGSVRARQDRLTGDAEAAVVPVLIHGDAAFAGQGVVMETLNMAETRAYTTGGTIHIVINNQIGFTTSNPFDARSTLYCTDVANMVQAPVFHVNGDDPEAVLYVTRLAVDYRMKFRRDVVIDLLCYRRHGHNEADEPAVTQPLMYRFIRRHPPVRALYAERLIAEGVVAPNEPARMDQDYQDALARGEPVSRPLLGDSAGYVKTRWDHYRGTDWTAAAETGLPMADLVAIAERMTALPAGFEAHARVEAIHAARRRMAAGELPADWGFGEILAYASLLWEGRNVRLTGQDVGRGTFFHRHAIIHEQRTGEVYAPLQHLKAGQGRFDIYDSLLSEEGVLGFEYGYSSSEPDTLVIWEAQFGDFANTAQVVIDQFISSGETKWGRLSGLTLLLPHGYEGQGPEHSSARLERYLQLCAGDNMQVCVPTTPAQIFHLLRRQLLRPYRRPLIVLTPKSLLRHKLATSSLSEFAQGSFRCVIDETDRHEPARITRLVLCAGKVYYDLLETRRRYQLNHVALVRIEQLYPFPRKDFLAMLERYPNLQELIWCQEEPENQGAWHQIKHRFPGILDRSFDIGYAGPPMSAAPAVGHFRQHIEQQKMLVERALVLPVSPTATTEIAHAHRNQCSSSA; from the coding sequence ATGAGCACTCAATCCGGACTATTTCCAAACAGCACCGCATTTTCCGAAGACAACGCCGGTTTCGTCGAAGCACTGTATGAACAGTACCTGCGCGATCCGGAAGCCGTGGCGCCGGACTGGCGCGAGAAATTCCGCGCCTTTCGCGAAAGCAGGGCGGCCGAACCGGTCACTCCGCTCCCAAGCGGCGATGTCGACCGCGCCGTGCGCAAACAGGCAGCGGTGGACCGACTGATCAACCAGTATCGCACGCACGGCCATCTGTCGGCGGACAACAATCCGCTCAAGCCGGCTTTGCCTTCGCGCGAGCTGGACCCGGCCCGCTATGGCCTCGACGCCAGCGACATGGACACCGCGTTCTACGTGGACGTTCTGCAGAGCGACGAGAAGCTGCCGCTCAGAGACATTCTGGACACCCTGCAGGCAACCTACTGCCGGCACGTCGGCGTCGAGTACATGCACATCATGGACTCCGAGATCCGGGATTGGCTCCGGCGGAAACTGGAAGGATCGCGCGCCCAAGACCGTTTCGACCGGGAACAGAAGCGGGAGATACTGCGCCTCCTCACCGCGGCCGAGGGCATTGAGAAATACCTGCACCGGAAATACGTGGGGCAGAAGCGGTTCTCGCTGGAAGGCGCCGAAAGCCTGATCCCCCTGCTCGACGAACTGATCCAACGCTGCGGCGCCAGGGGCACACGGGAAGTCGTGCTCGGCATGGCGCACCGTGGCCGCCTCAACGTCCTGATCAACATCCTCGGCAAGAAACCCGAACTGCTGTTTCGCGAATTCGAAGGTACCGTGAGCCAGGAAGGAGAGTCAGGCGACGTCAAGTACCACCTGGGGTTCTCCTCGGATGTGGCGAGTCCGGGCGGCCCGGTCCATCTGACCCTGGCGTTCAATCCCTCGCACCTGGAAATCATCGACCCTGTGGTCGAAGGGTCGGTACGGGCGCGCCAGGACCGGCTCACGGGCGATGCCGAGGCCGCCGTGGTGCCGGTACTCATTCACGGCGATGCCGCCTTCGCCGGCCAGGGCGTGGTCATGGAAACCCTCAACATGGCCGAAACCCGCGCCTATACCACCGGCGGCACGATACACATCGTTATCAACAACCAGATCGGCTTCACCACCAGCAATCCCTTCGACGCCCGCTCCACCCTGTACTGCACCGACGTCGCCAACATGGTCCAGGCGCCGGTGTTCCACGTGAACGGCGACGATCCGGAGGCCGTGCTTTACGTCACCCGGCTGGCCGTCGACTACCGCATGAAATTCCGCCGCGATGTGGTGATCGACCTGCTTTGCTACCGCCGCCATGGCCACAATGAAGCGGACGAACCAGCGGTCACCCAGCCCTTGATGTACCGCTTCATCCGCCGACATCCGCCGGTCCGAGCCTTGTACGCTGAACGGCTCATAGCTGAAGGCGTCGTCGCCCCGAACGAGCCGGCGCGAATGGATCAGGATTACCAGGACGCTCTCGCCCGAGGCGAGCCCGTGTCCAGACCGCTGCTCGGCGACTCCGCCGGCTATGTCAAGACCCGATGGGACCACTACCGGGGTACCGACTGGACTGCAGCGGCTGAAACCGGCCTGCCGATGGCGGACCTCGTCGCCATAGCAGAACGGATGACGGCACTGCCCGCCGGCTTCGAAGCACACGCCCGGGTCGAAGCGATCCATGCCGCACGCCGGCGGATGGCGGCCGGCGAACTTCCCGCCGACTGGGGATTCGGCGAGATCCTCGCTTACGCCTCCCTGCTGTGGGAAGGCCGCAATGTCCGCCTGACGGGCCAGGACGTCGGACGCGGCACTTTTTTCCACCGCCATGCCATCATCCACGAACAGCGTACCGGAGAGGTCTACGCCCCGCTCCAACACCTGAAGGCCGGCCAGGGGAGATTCGACATCTACGATTCGCTGTTGTCCGAAGAGGGTGTACTGGGCTTCGAATACGGCTACAGCAGCTCGGAACCCGACACTCTGGTGATCTGGGAAGCCCAGTTCGGCGACTTCGCCAATACTGCCCAAGTCGTGATCGACCAGTTCATCTCCTCCGGAGAAACCAAGTGGGGCCGACTGAGCGGGCTGACCCTGCTGCTACCACATGGCTACGAAGGACAAGGTCCCGAACATTCCTCGGCCCGTCTGGAACGCTATCTCCAGCTCTGCGCCGGCGACAATATGCAGGTCTGTGTGCCGACCACCCCAGCTCAGATTTTCCACCTCCTGCGGCGCCAGCTGCTGCGTCCGTACCGCAGGCCGCTGATCGTGCTGACACCCAAGAGCCTGCTACGCCACAAGCTGGCCACCTCCAGCCTCTCCGAGTTCGCCCAAGGTAGCTTCCGCTGCGTGATCGACGAGACCGACCGCCATGAACCGGCCCGGATCACCCGCCTCGTGCTGTGCGCTGGCAAGGTCTATTACGACCTGCTGGAAACCCGGCGGCGGTACCAGCTGAACCATGTCGCCCTGGTCCGCATCGAGCAGCTTTATCCGTTCCCGCGAAAGGACTTTCTGGCCATGCTGGAACGCTATCCCAATCTGCAGGAACTGATCTGGTGCCAGGAGGAGCCGGAAAACCAAGGTGCCTGGCATCAAATCAAACACCGTTTCCCCGGCATTCTGGACCGTTCCTTCGACATCGGCTATGCCGGTCCGCCGATGTCCGCCGCGCCGGCGGTCGGCCATTTCCGCCAGCATATCGAACAGCAGAAAATGCTGGTGGAACGTGCCCTCGTTCTTCCTGTCTCTCCCACTGCGACGACGGAAATAGCCCATGCGCATCGAAATCAGTGTTCCTCCTCTGCCTGA
- a CDS encoding trypsin-like peptidase domain-containing protein: protein MNLRSLSLAVAIASSCPAFADRAEPAQYRPVAPLSAASVPQSGFLGSGSRPFELEIPVVVADLTPENPGEFKTGTVYDLPIPATPSLLYWESVAGGYTARIRVSTANAVRLRLHLVFGSVPPSFELRLQGSEDMILPAPIGHAAIHDNEIWLPVTEGSGTDLEIFVDDTATPEALDWRLDKINLILVRAGNMATPGFSAQSLGYAQYKQYDLACWSNDPAYPALQIAAAATAKINFLKKGASYLCSGTLLNDKGDTQTPWFATANHCLPDQTVADTASFEWFWQATGCNVSDTDSRYSQTFGGAQLLWTEFYRETSFLRLRNPPPANVYFSSWDTAIRVGEAIWGVHHPRGDHTMVSKGKVTALQITFTDSGQGGSHILDEVQYIYGGTEGGSSGSGLFAVSGDSAYWKGSLFGGSAEDYQNSVYSHFAGYYEQIKPWLTSCTLPWGGSIPGGQSVTAYQKPTASRCAAAAEVRTCTDGHLSGSYTYETCAYVAGASCPLPWGGSLEDGQSVTAYQIDSAVTCPSVAEVRRCSDGTLSGSYEHQSCTSSVDPASMTVLHPVGGETFTAGEVVPIQWQLTGYGARAKVTIALSQNGGRKWKILKSGTKNTGSWNWKVKKGQVTSQALIRVCLPRTRKTPAVCDVSDAVFAVQK, encoded by the coding sequence ATGAATCTGCGTTCGCTATCCCTGGCCGTTGCCATCGCTAGCTCTTGCCCCGCGTTCGCGGACCGGGCCGAACCGGCGCAGTATCGGCCGGTCGCGCCGCTGAGCGCGGCAAGCGTCCCCCAAAGCGGTTTTCTCGGCAGTGGCAGCCGGCCTTTCGAACTGGAGATCCCCGTGGTAGTGGCGGACCTCACTCCTGAAAACCCCGGCGAGTTCAAGACCGGCACGGTGTATGACCTGCCCATCCCCGCCACGCCGTCGCTGTTGTACTGGGAATCGGTCGCGGGCGGTTACACCGCCCGTATCCGGGTATCGACGGCAAATGCGGTGCGGCTCCGGCTGCACTTGGTTTTCGGCAGTGTCCCGCCGTCCTTCGAACTGCGCCTTCAGGGCAGCGAGGACATGATCCTACCGGCGCCGATCGGCCATGCGGCGATTCATGACAACGAGATTTGGTTGCCCGTCACCGAGGGAAGCGGTACCGATCTCGAGATTTTCGTCGACGATACCGCAACGCCGGAAGCGCTCGACTGGAGGCTCGACAAAATCAACCTCATCCTCGTACGCGCCGGCAACATGGCCACCCCAGGATTCAGCGCACAGAGCTTAGGGTATGCCCAATACAAGCAATACGATCTCGCCTGCTGGTCGAACGATCCGGCGTATCCCGCGCTTCAGATCGCAGCGGCCGCCACCGCCAAGATCAATTTCCTGAAAAAGGGCGCTTCTTATCTGTGCAGCGGCACCCTCCTGAATGACAAGGGCGATACCCAAACGCCCTGGTTCGCCACGGCCAACCACTGCCTGCCGGATCAGACCGTCGCCGATACGGCCTCCTTCGAATGGTTCTGGCAGGCGACCGGCTGCAACGTCTCCGACACGGATTCACGCTACAGCCAAACCTTCGGCGGCGCGCAACTCCTGTGGACCGAATTCTATCGGGAAACTTCGTTTCTCAGACTTCGGAATCCCCCGCCGGCCAATGTCTATTTTTCCAGCTGGGACACGGCCATCAGGGTCGGCGAGGCCATATGGGGCGTGCATCATCCACGCGGCGACCACACCATGGTCAGCAAGGGGAAGGTCACAGCGCTGCAGATCACGTTCACCGACAGCGGCCAGGGAGGCAGCCACATACTGGATGAAGTGCAATACATCTACGGCGGTACCGAAGGCGGCAGCAGCGGCTCCGGTCTGTTTGCAGTCTCCGGCGACAGTGCGTACTGGAAAGGCTCGCTGTTCGGCGGTTCGGCGGAAGACTACCAGAACAGTGTCTACAGCCATTTCGCCGGATATTACGAGCAGATCAAACCCTGGCTCACGTCCTGCACGCTACCCTGGGGAGGCAGCATTCCGGGCGGCCAGAGCGTCACCGCCTACCAGAAACCCACCGCCAGCCGATGCGCTGCCGCGGCTGAAGTCCGAACCTGCACCGACGGCCATCTCAGCGGAAGCTACACCTATGAAACCTGCGCCTACGTGGCAGGGGCGTCCTGCCCCCTACCCTGGGGCGGCAGCCTGGAAGACGGCCAGAGCGTCACCGCCTATCAGATCGACAGCGCCGTAACCTGCCCGTCGGTCGCGGAGGTCCGCAGATGTTCGGACGGCACCCTCAGCGGCAGCTATGAACATCAGAGCTGCACGAGCTCCGTCGATCCGGCCTCCATGACCGTCCTCCATCCCGTTGGCGGCGAAACCTTTACCGCCGGAGAAGTCGTGCCGATCCAGTGGCAACTGACCGGCTACGGCGCCAGGGCGAAGGTGACCATCGCCCTGTCCCAGAATGGCGGGAGGAAATGGAAGATCTTGAAATCCGGCACCAAGAATACCGGGAGCTGGAACTGGAAAGTCAAGAAGGGCCAGGTGACGTCCCAGGCGCTCATCAGGGTCTGTCTGCCCAGGACCCGGAAGACCCCGGCCGTTTGCGATGTCAGCGATGCCGTCTTTGCAGTCCAGAAGTGA
- a CDS encoding META domain-containing protein has protein sequence MKKRLEPPPPERSEFAPVPGVPLWRWESWDQHGKLHLVSKPEKYTLQLLGNGWLRFSAECLKGEGIYETHGDRIVIAVTRADAGRCRPGPVAEHFVQALEAASHYHQTAGRLFLDLGRNGGGLSFSRAKD, from the coding sequence GTGAAGAAACGGCTGGAGCCTCCTCCCCCCGAGCGCAGCGAGTTTGCTCCGGTACCGGGGGTTCCCCTGTGGCGGTGGGAATCCTGGGATCAGCATGGCAAATTGCATCTGGTGTCCAAGCCGGAAAAATACACCTTGCAACTGCTTGGTAACGGCTGGCTCAGGTTTTCGGCCGAATGCCTCAAAGGCGAGGGGATCTATGAAACCCATGGCGACCGGATCGTGATCGCCGTCACCCGGGCCGATGCGGGACGCTGCCGGCCGGGGCCGGTCGCCGAGCACTTCGTCCAGGCGCTGGAAGCGGCGTCGCACTACCATCAGACAGCTGGCCGCCTGTTCCTCGATCTGGGGCGCAACGGCGGAGGTTTGAGTTTTTCCCGGGCAAAGGATTAG
- the gndA gene encoding NADP-dependent phosphogluconate dehydrogenase: MKNGNADVGLIGLAVMGQNMALNIADHGYTIAVYNRNYERTREFMAHCERAEPSRGRILPSAELAEFVQAIARPRRIILLVKAGAGTDAVIGQLLPLLDRGDLIVDGGNAHWLDTIRRERELDAAGFRFIGSGVSGGEIGARFGPSLMPGGSAESWRLLEPVWQAIAAKVDPATGRPLEGAAPGRPVTGGEPCTALIGPNGAGHYVKMVHNGIEYIDMQLISESYWLLKHLGGLEAGAIASVFRDWNEGELSSYLIEITSDILQQKDPSGDGFLVDKVLDAAGQKGTGQWTAASALEQGVPANAIAEAVFARALSAMKEERVAASAILQGPEVQREANATHLVDAVRNALYCAKICAYAQGFQLMASAQKTYGWQLDFATIARIWRGGCIIRARFLQKITDAYTRDAALSNLMLDPYFRDALHRGQDHWREIVMLAVRNGLPVPALSSALAYFDGYRSARLPANLLQAQRDYFGAHTYERTDRPRGRFFHLDWPAPDRPETETGT, from the coding sequence ATGAAGAATGGGAATGCCGACGTCGGACTCATCGGCTTGGCCGTGATGGGCCAGAATATGGCCCTCAACATCGCCGATCATGGCTATACGATCGCGGTTTACAACCGCAACTACGAGCGTACCCGGGAATTCATGGCCCACTGCGAACGCGCGGAGCCATCACGAGGACGCATTCTTCCCAGCGCAGAATTGGCGGAATTCGTTCAGGCCATCGCAAGGCCGCGACGCATCATTCTCCTGGTGAAAGCCGGCGCCGGGACCGATGCTGTGATCGGACAGCTGCTGCCGCTGCTGGACCGAGGCGACCTGATCGTTGATGGCGGCAACGCCCATTGGCTGGACACGATCCGGCGGGAGCGGGAACTGGATGCCGCTGGGTTCCGCTTCATCGGTTCCGGCGTCTCCGGCGGAGAAATCGGTGCCCGCTTCGGGCCCTCCTTGATGCCTGGCGGCAGCGCGGAAAGCTGGCGTTTGCTGGAGCCGGTCTGGCAAGCGATTGCTGCCAAGGTCGATCCGGCCACCGGCCGGCCGCTGGAGGGGGCCGCCCCTGGGCGCCCCGTGACCGGTGGCGAGCCTTGCACAGCCCTGATCGGCCCGAATGGCGCCGGGCACTATGTGAAGATGGTGCACAACGGCATCGAATACATCGACATGCAGCTTATTTCGGAAAGCTACTGGCTGCTGAAACACTTGGGTGGTCTGGAAGCCGGCGCCATCGCATCCGTTTTCCGGGACTGGAATGAGGGCGAGCTTTCGAGCTATCTGATTGAGATCACCAGTGACATCCTGCAGCAGAAGGACCCTTCCGGCGACGGTTTCCTGGTCGACAAGGTCTTGGATGCGGCTGGGCAGAAAGGCACCGGACAATGGACTGCGGCCAGCGCACTGGAGCAGGGCGTACCGGCCAACGCCATCGCCGAGGCGGTGTTCGCCCGGGCGCTTTCGGCCATGAAAGAGGAGCGGGTGGCCGCAAGCGCGATTCTGCAGGGGCCGGAGGTCCAGCGGGAGGCCAATGCCACACATTTGGTCGATGCGGTCCGGAATGCCCTGTACTGCGCCAAAATCTGCGCCTATGCCCAGGGATTCCAACTCATGGCCTCAGCCCAGAAGACCTACGGCTGGCAACTGGACTTCGCCACTATCGCCCGCATCTGGCGGGGCGGATGCATCATCCGAGCCCGTTTCCTGCAAAAGATCACTGACGCTTATACTCGGGATGCCGCGTTGTCGAACCTGATGCTTGATCCCTATTTCCGCGATGCCCTCCATCGCGGCCAGGACCACTGGCGGGAAATCGTCATGCTCGCCGTTCGCAATGGGCTGCCGGTCCCCGCCTTAAGCTCGGCCCTGGCTTATTTCGACGGCTACCGCAGCGCCAGGCTGCCCGCCAATCTGCTGCAGGCTCAGCGCGACTATTTCGGCGCTCACACCTATGAACGTACCGACCGACCACGTGGCCGGTTCTTCCATCTGGATTGGCCCGCGCCGGACCGGCCCGAAACAGAGACCGGCACCTGA
- the moaA gene encoding GTP 3',8-cyclase MoaA gives MTVSPVPMASTSAPAPGLIDRFGRRVNYLRISITDRCDLRCVYCMSEDMDFLPRAQILTLEEIHAIAATFVDLGVDKIRITGGEPLVRKGALDLLRRLGRLDGLRELVLTTNGMRLAQSVAELKDCGVRRINISLDSLRPERFRALTRVGDLAMVLRGIDAAVAAGFERIKLNAVILKDRNHDEVADLVGFAVDKGIDICFIEEMPLGWVDGRDRLEGYYSSDAIRNDLEMHFSLLPTPETTGGPSRYFRIAGTDTRVGFISPHSHNFCGSCNRVRLTAEGRLLLCLGNEHSADLKRVVRAHPGDTEPLKRAIREALGRKPERHDFNLAGRPVILRHMNVTGG, from the coding sequence ATGACAGTATCGCCCGTCCCCATGGCCAGCACATCTGCGCCCGCCCCCGGTCTGATCGACCGTTTCGGCCGCCGTGTCAACTATCTGCGCATCTCCATCACCGACCGCTGCGATTTGCGCTGCGTGTACTGCATGAGCGAGGACATGGACTTCCTCCCCCGTGCGCAGATTTTGACGTTGGAGGAAATCCATGCCATCGCCGCTACATTCGTAGACCTGGGGGTTGACAAGATCCGCATCACCGGTGGTGAGCCGCTGGTACGCAAGGGGGCCCTGGATTTGCTGCGGCGGCTCGGTCGGCTCGACGGTCTGCGTGAACTGGTGTTGACCACCAACGGCATGCGGCTGGCGCAGTCCGTCGCCGAGCTCAAGGACTGCGGGGTGCGCCGCATCAACATCAGCCTGGATTCACTTCGACCCGAGCGGTTCCGGGCGCTGACGCGGGTGGGTGATCTGGCCATGGTCCTGCGGGGCATCGACGCTGCAGTGGCGGCCGGCTTCGAGCGGATCAAGCTCAATGCCGTGATCCTGAAGGACCGCAATCACGACGAGGTGGCCGATCTGGTCGGTTTTGCCGTGGACAAAGGCATCGACATCTGCTTCATCGAGGAGATGCCACTGGGATGGGTCGACGGCCGCGACCGCCTCGAAGGCTACTATTCGAGCGACGCCATCCGAAACGATCTGGAGATGCACTTCAGCCTGCTGCCGACTCCCGAAACCACCGGCGGGCCGTCGCGCTATTTCCGGATCGCCGGCACCGATACCCGGGTCGGGTTCATCTCTCCCCACTCGCACAATTTCTGCGGCAGTTGCAACCGGGTGAGACTCACCGCCGAAGGGCGGCTGCTGCTGTGTCTGGGTAACGAGCATTCTGCGGACCTCAAACGGGTCGTGCGGGCTCATCCTGGCGATACAGAGCCCCTGAAACGGGCGATCAGGGAGGCCCTCGGCCGGAAGCCGGAACGTCATGACTTCAATCTGGCCGGCCGGCCGGTGATCCTGCGTCACATGAACGTCACGGGTGGTTGA